A genome region from Bufo gargarizans isolate SCDJY-AF-19 chromosome 2, ASM1485885v1, whole genome shotgun sequence includes the following:
- the LOC122928084 gene encoding uncharacterized protein LOC122928084: MDSDSHQVSSSASTTRAEKLEWIKKRLQEKYGCPDNSEPCFPENPTRPSNSEANVEIEESDYRLGNKLWCTCNNCEPMPTPVESICCQEVSNIEPYLEEMGCIIEHDYFHQFCQDRGKVEVSMRSIGQVLHPPPDKDLNRLLRKTAYRGFTAWIHGYLGVAKRRPIPSCAVSVIRKVFPDPEQDYCGFLMFREEPAEYLAME; the protein is encoded by the exons ATGGATAGTGACTCGCATCAAGTATCATCGAGTGCGTCAACGACAAGAGCTGAAAAA TTGGAATGGATAAAAAAGCGTCTCCAAGAAAAATATGGTTGTCCTGACAATTCAGAACCCTGTTTTCCTGAAAACCCCACTAGACCCTCAAACTCGGAGGCCAACGTTGAAATTGAAGAGTCGGACTACAGACTTGGAAATAAGCTATGGTGTACTTGTAACAATTGTGAACCAATGCCAACGCCAGTCGAATCAATATGCTGCCAAGAAGTCTCAAATATTGAACCTTATTTAGAAGAAATGGGATGTATAATCGAACATGACTACTTTCATCAATTCTGTCAAGATCGAGGAAAAGTGGAGGTGTCGATGAGGTCAATAGGTCAAGTGTTGCATCCACCCCCGGACAAAGATTTGAACAG GCTACTCAGAAAAACAGCTTATCGTGGGTTCACAGCTTGGATACATGGCTATCTTGGCGTGGCCAAAAGAAGACCAATTCCTTCTTGTGCTGTTTCCGTCATAAGAAAAGTTTTCCCTGACCCAGAGCAGGATTATTGTGGGTTTCTGATGTTTAGAGAAGAGCCAGCGGAGTATCTTGCCATGGAGtag